The window GGAACTTTCAGTGTTTCTAGTAGAGTCAAGATTGAACCAACATTGAAGGATGATGGTGCTATGTACCAGTGTACCGTAACTCACCAATCGGGTTCTGATATTAGCAAGCATACTAGACTCACAGTTAAAGGTACGTTCTCTTCTTTGCAAAATATTTTTCACTCTGCTTTTGTTAAAACTTACACATGCTTCAACAATTTACAccattttgtttaacattgaaTTTTAGCTGAATTATGCCTCTGACTTAAATCAGGAGTTATTTCTCTCCCATTACACAATAGAATTATTAATGTATACAACAATGATTTTTGAAATTAACTAGATATGACATTTCTAATCTTGGAATGTGAGCCAATTATACATGTGTTCAAAAACTTTTTAACACTAGATGTTAGAATTACATATGGATTGCTTTTAGAATGAGTTTTATCAATTTTTGTTAAACTGCTAACAAAAGTAAATAAGTAGGGTTACATTGAAATTGCCTCTGCAGTGGAGTCTGCATATATTCATACAGTTGATCAAAAGTACAGCTAGTTCTCCTATAACGCTGTAATTGCGTTCCAGCAAAATCTCGCTTATTATAAGTAatggggccagtgagaaaagtgGGGTTGGGCAGACCAGCAAAAGCTATCATTCACAATCGCTCAGAAATCACCCAGAAGTCTTAACACAAAGTGCAGCATAGCCTGAATGAAGATTGAAATAATATTCAgtaacaaaacaaaagtaaatttaacacaatatatttaagaaagaatgtaagaaagctgctctaTGTACGGTACCTCTCTCCAAACGCTGTTCTGTTGGCACCTGACACCAGCGCTCATGCAGAATAGCACAAAGACCGATGCTGACATCATACAGAGTGTTCGCGCATATGCAGAGTTGCATGAAGACCAGCACTAACATTTTGCATGTGTGGACATCGGTGCATGCACAGAATGAGTAGAACATCAGTGTGTGTGCAAAATGGCATGAAGAATTTGACATATGCATTGGCACGTGCGCAGAACGAAGCACACAAACTGATCACTACTGGAATTGCGCCATTTTCAACGGAAGTAAGTGTTCTCCAAAACACCCTTCCATAATTCTTCAGCAATGTTATAGCCAAATTGCACTACTGAAAATGCGCGTTATCCCAGAATGTCCTTTTATTAGGGAAAAAGCGAGAAAAGATTAATTTTTTTCAAAGGATAAGCTCCAATTGAGTGATAGTTAAGAGGTAAACAAACACTTATTAAAGTTGGAAAAAATAGTTAAAAGGGAAAATAGAGAATCATCAGGTACACAAATCTGATCATTTATATATCAGGGAGGTCTTGATTAATGTTGTAGTTTTCATTCCTGATAATAGCTACTTTAGATCATGGATCTAAGTTAATCATGGATTCCCATAGCATTCAATGTTTGAGAGAGTGGGGTTCCTTAGGCCATTTCTTGACTCCAAAACATTTTTGTGCCTAGAAAAACCAATGTATTGAAATATTGTGCCATGCACATGCAGTACTGCACATTCCTAGCTGAAATAGAGTAATagagctgcacagcatggaaacagacccttcggtgcaactcgtccatgccaaccagatatcccaacccaatctagacccacctgccagcaccccacccatctcccccccaaacccttcctattcatatacccatccagatgccttttaaatgttgcatttgtactcgcctccaccacttcctctggcagatcattccatacacataccactctctgcgtgaaaactttgccttttaggtctcttttatatctttttccctctcaccctaaacctatgctctctagttctggactccccccaccccagggaaaagactttgtctatttatcctatccatgtccctcataattttgtaaatctctataaggtcacccctcagcctccaacgctccagggagaacagccccagcctgtttaacatctccctatatctcaaatcctctaactctggcaacatccttgtaaatcttttctgaaccctttcaagtttcccaacatccttttgataaaaataaatcattgatataaCAAATTTTGTGtaattttgcatttatttaagtAAAGATGCCCCAGGATTGTCgaattgttttacttttcttcTTCAGATGGGTATTTCTGTACCATTTAATGCCAATATTTGGTATTGGTGATATCAAATGAATATTAATGATTTCAATCCAGAtccttttaatttcaaaatggtCCAACAGTACTGAATTTATTACTGGGGGTACAACTCTGAAACAATTGTTTCAGTTATCATTCACATAAATTATAACAATGTCAATGTAACTTCATTTCCATGGATAGTCCCTGACTATCCCCATCTACAATGGAATTATTTTTCCcatgatacaaaattagctgtAGAGTACATATCATGGGATTGGTGGATTTCTCTGCGTGAGCCTTGtgcctttttgtttctgatcatcCTGTTCAGGTATGTTATGACACACATCCACAATGGGTGTGATTTGAACCTGTGCTTCCTGTCACTACCACTACACCATAAGAGCTTCATCTGGACCATTTTATCTCTTGGGCTTAATTGAATTTATCAGTAATACTTCCTGCTAGATGCTAGCATGTTCTTTTCAAGAGAGGATATTAACGGATTGTCATTTCAAATTCTTTAAAAACTTTATTGTGTTTAATTATTTTAAGTTATTGTTTAGTACAACACAGCATGGATGAAGTAGTTTATTTTCTGAGGTAATTTTAGACTAAATGCTTTTCTACCTGTGTTTCAATTCAGAGCCTGAAAAACATTCTTCAGCTTTAGCAGTTGCTGCAAGTATATTTGGTACTTTGCTGTTATGTGCAATGTTCTTAGCTTTTGGATGGCTCTATTGGAGAAGAAGAGGAGGTAACACATCCACTTATGAATATAGCATTCTTGTAATTTTTTGACTACTACTTGCATCTATTCCCTATTAGAGACTTGGGGTGTTGGTGCTCCTTCGGTCAAGTCCCCATATTCTCAGATGAATGTGTGCACGTTAGAGGGAAattgactggtggtggtttaacttgggTGTCACCACACCTCTGGAGAGGTGAAATGGAAGGACCTTTACGGTTACTTTAGACAATACATCAATTGAACCACATTGTTGGCATCACcctgcatcgcaaaccagccatccgGCCACCTGAGCTGTTTGTGCTCCTACTGTGGTATATAGAGAAAGGAACTTCAAGATTACGTTTAGCTGTAGTAGACAGTCCAGTCACAAATTGTGTCCCAAAGTTTGAGTATTTGTATTCAAACACACATTGTGCTGATTctcatcacatttttaaaatttactcatgtTTTACGAATGTCAcggtctgggccagcatttgttgcctatttcTAGTTACTCTTAAAAAGGGTTGAAGTGCTCTACCTTCTTGAACGGCTGTAGTCCACTTGGTGGACTACACATTGTCATTAGGGAGGCAAGTTCCGGGAATTTAATCTGGCACACTAAAAGAATAGTGAAAGATTTCCAAATCTATATGGTGATTGGCTTgaatttgaattagctttatCTTCACATGTACTCCACTCGCCAACAATTAGGGACCTAATGTGGTCAAATGAATGGGTGACTTGTGTGCCTTCCCCCGCCAGCTGCTTGTCCACCTGTCTCCCAGCAGGGAAGAACAGTGGCTAGTTTCCCAATTGACCACCTACCAGCTGAGTTGGGTAGGGAGTACAGGGGTGGATTCTGAAATCCATTTCCTTTTGACCCCCATCTCCCCCAAATCTGAGTCAAATCTTGCCACTTACCACCGCCTGCCCAAATGTCCACATCTTGTGAGAAGAAAATTAAAGAACACAACTTCTTGTTGCTGGATCACCAACAGAGTAGACTTTGACCAACAAACATTGGGATTCAGGGACTCCGATGCCCTTGCTCAGCTCTTAATGAACTAATTCTGTGGCAAGAGGGTTAGTTATCTCTCTGGTGTAAGTGCCTGCCTAATGCATATTCTTTGAAGTGAAAAGGGAAAAATCCCAACCAAAGTTTCCATTGGATGTAAtttacatgttttttttaatttgtttttggatTGAGAAAGGACAATGTAAACCTTTCTGAAACTACTGCTTACATATTGTGGTGTTtgctaatgtcactgggctagtcaTCTAGAAACTCAGTCTAATGCTTTGGAGaacattggttcaaatcccatcacagcaacTAGTGgagttaaattcaattaataaatccgGAATTGCAAGTTGCATATGACTCCAACTGTATGCCAATTTGGTTGaatctcaactgctctctgaaatgtctGAGCAAATCCCTCCATTCAAGGGAAATTCCGCAAGGATAACAAgtgctggctttgccagtgacatccacatccattggcagaataatttaaaaaaacataaattcATGACTTGCATAGGCATTCTGCTTGTAGCCAAGCAAGAAAGTAAAACAGCGTAAGCAGATAAGAATGTTTATATTGTTAAGTTTTAATCTTCTTTATTAGTTCCTCCAGAAATTACTGAATTCAGCAAACCTTCCGTATTTCAACATTTTGAAAAAGGCTTCATTAATTACCAAGTCAATGGATTTAGACCTTCTGAGATTCAAGTTGTTTTAATGTTGAAGAGGACGGGGAATGAAAATGGAACAAAAATTTTTGAAAGGTGTTGCACACAGAAAACTGCAGAAAATTATAGGCAATTAGCGTTTGAAATTATTCGAAGTGAAGAGAGCCTTCTTCGAAGTGATTGTTGGCCAGATGAATCCTTTTTGCCTTTGGAACCAACTTTATCCGAGAACAGTGACAGGACGTTCAAATTACAGGGCAGTGTTGAAGTCTGTCCTGATGTAAAACGTGATAATGGGGCTGAATTAATTCTTCTTGTTTACCATGACACTCTTGCCCAACCTGCTTCAAAAGCTATAACACTGGAAGTTAAACAAGGTAGATCATATACACATTATTTTCATAATTTGTTTATGCTTCATGAATCCGTTCGGGTTATTTTTTGTAAACTTATGTATTTGTCCATACAATGTAATATGTTGTTAATAGAGGTCATGCAGTTTTGCTATCTGTAGTCTGGTAACATTATAGAAAATTCAACTGTAAAAATAATAATTTCTTCTTGTTTTTATTAAGACATGGGAATTGTTTCAATTTCAGCAGATGACTTCTTTATTTTGTTTCCCTCTCCGAAAGTCCCACCAAAAATGTCAAACATTGTGGTGCCACTGCAAGTCCATCATAATGAGCCTGCAGCCCTGATTTGTTCTGTCATTGGATTTAAACCAAAACCTCTTCAAATCATATGGCAACGAATCGGGCGGGATGATAAATTGGAAGAACTTCTGCGATTGGATCAGGAAAGGACCATCTTTGCTCGTGACAATGGGAACAATTGCAAGTATCATCATCAAATCAGTGAGGTAAAATATAAAGATAGATCCTATGGTATCACCAGTGCCCTAGTTATTTTGCCAGATGTACTACAAGACCAAGGAACAAAGTATATCTGTCAAGTACGACATGTGGACACGGATGAGCAGAAAGATACAATTCTGAAAATTACAGGTATGTCATTCTTCTGACTTCCCTTGTGTAGAGCAGTGGATTAGATATGTTTACTGACACCATTATTTTCCCCATTTTTGTCTGTTAAAAGCTTAGGGTGTTaatgttttcatttctttttcagcCCCACCAAAATCGAACGGGATAATATGTGATGCAGAAAAACCAGTTGCAGGAGAGTGCATGACTTTGCACTGCAAAATACATTCTTTTTACCCCCAAAACATCACAATAACATGGCTCAAAGAAGGTGAAAAAATGTGGGAAGAATTCAATCAAAGTGGACCCAAACCAGGAAATGATGGGCTCTATAACTTGACAACAAGTGTAAAGACTACACTGAGAGGAGCTGATGTTGGGAAGAAATACACTTGCCAAATACAGCATGAAAGTCTAGTACAGCCTTTAGAAGTTGACTGGGTGCTTGATCAACTGAGTAAGTAATCATTGTTAAACCACCATGCGAAAACTATAAGCCAAACAATGAAACTtgctaaatcatagaatccctacagtgtagaagcaggctatttgaccTATCAATTGAACAGCAACACtcgaaagagcatcccatccagatccacacTCTCACCTTATCTGTGTAACccggcatttcccatggctaatccacctagccagtacagcatagccaatccatctaacctacacatctttggactgtaggaggaaactggaatccctggaggaaaccagtgcaaaTTCCACGCggacagttgccagaggatggaattgaacaacGATCCCTGGCGCTAACCACTGAGGATCAGTGCCACATGAATAATCTCCAAATTAAATAAATTACCAagatcctgtttttttttaaagcattatATTGAGAACCACCAAATTAAACATGAATTATCATTCAAgtgaaaaatatatatataaatactaCAGCAAGATACAGCTTATGCAACTGTAAGCATTCGCATCACTTATTGCTCAAATGTGGTACTTCAGGCTTCACAGTTCCACATTttgctgttgttgtggttctgttcgccgagctgggaatttgtgttgcagatgtttcgtcccctgtctaggtgacatcctcagtgcttgggagcctcctgtgaagcccttctgtgatctttcctccggcaccatggacaccaactagctacgaaacgacacgaccagctatccttagtagccacacactcagatgacaagcaacatgagttcgactgggacaacactactataataggacaagccaaacagagaatagccagggaattcctagaggcatggcaatcATCCACAGATTGattaagcacatcgacctggacccaatatatcggccactgcaacggacagctggaactgacaaccggaagcggcagattcaaaccactacaaatgccagaggaaagatcacagaagcgcttcacaggaggctcccaagcactgaggatgtcacctagacaggggacgaaacgtctgcaacacaaattcccagctcggtgaacagaaccacaacaacgagcacccgagctccaaatcttctcacaaactttgctgTTCTTTATTCACGTGGGTAGTTCAGGAGTCTTACCTGACAACAGCTTTCACCTTCAAGATTCACTGATACAACTATTATCACTATCAACACATACCCCTACAGTATTCCTTGCATCATTAACATTTCTGAGCATATAGCTTTCTAAAGTCCCTTTTCGGTTGAACAATTAAAAACAACCTGATTCATGGTTGGCCACTTCTGGAAAAGTACCAGCTCTCTGGTGTCTCTCAGCTTTTAACCAAATTGTGCAGAACCTCCCCAAAAGTTTGTCTCTTTTTgtattgcaaaacaaaaaaactgaGCACTTCGTGAAAGTGatttcctgctctctcctcattgGATTGTCTGTGTTTTCCTTTCTATATCTGTGTACAGACTTTAAAGCACATTTCCATGCAGGATTCTTCTCTCATGACTTATTCATGACTGTATATGGCAGTACTGCAGAGCTTTAGATTGGTGCATTGGTAGTGGGATTTTTCTGTTCTGTCTGAAGCATGTACTGAGCAGTTTCACATGAATGATGTCCTTTTGTTATCAAGTTGATATGTTATTTTTTGGTttcctgatgctgctcctggcatgctctaTTACACACTCTATTGAACTAGGCCATAATCACCCAGCTTGCTGGGATTGGTAGGAAAAAGGATATGCATAGCCATGAAGTATTGACTATGATAGATTATAGCACCTCATAGATGCTCAGTCGTAAGCTGATAGATCTATCCTAATGTTACCCCATTTATTATATTGTTAATGTTGCATAAGATGATGGAGAGCATGTTCTATTTGAAGACAGGATTTCATTCTGGCCGGTCTGGGatttattgaaatatttgtaatagCTATATTGGTGGAGAAGCAATCAAGAAAGATTTATCTTCACTTTGGCTTATTTGGAGCTACCCCATTTGTAGTGGATGCATTCTTCAGGGCTGAGCATTGAAATCCACTACCCAGAGTGGATTTGCCCATGCCCATGCTGGTCTCAGTCCTTTGTATAAGTGGTGTTTGACATTGAGAAGTATTGATTGATCAGCCAAAAGCAAACAAtaggtggtaatcagcaggagcttaCCTCGCCCATAGTTAAGCTAATGCCATGAGATATAATAGGGCCTGAAATTGAAAAAGAAGACTCCCAAAGTTAATCTTTATCGCCTCTGTGGATCTGTCTGATGCCCATTAAGGACATACACAGGAATGTGGATGGTAAATCAGAGGTGTTGGCTGATTGATATAATTTTCTGAGTATAACTATGACATATTGTTGCTTGACAATTCTGTGGAACAGACCTTCTTCCAATTTGACATTAGTCCCAAATGTCAGTGAGAagtttgcagcattgtcagggcaGGGCTATGTCTACATCACTGCCAGGTGCTGAAAtaaacagcacaaggagagaaatggaaataaaaatttgCTTGTTTGGTTTGCCATCCAGAAAAGATGGAAGAGAATTCAAATAAAAGTTATTATAAAAATTGCATTTAGAATGATGACGTCTTAAAGTTGTACCTGAAGAAATGTAATTTTTTAGTACTTTGTTTCTGTCTCAGTCCTCTATTGAAATTCTCATTCATGCTTTTGTTACCTTTAGAGATGACAGTCCCTATGCATTCCTGACTGGTCTCTGAAATCCTACACTGTGCTAACATGAGATCATCTAAAATGTTGCTGCCGTTTTAAACTTGCATCAAATCCCCATTTCATTGCGATGGCTCACTGTGAAGCAATGTTTTGATTTTTCAAATTTTCATccttgtttttgtatccttctaCGGTCTCACCCCTGTGCAATACCTTCCACCACCACAACCCTTCAAAATCTCTGCATCTCTCGAACTGTGGTCTTTTGTTCATCCTTGATTTTGATTGCCCTGCTCTTAGGTGTCTAATTGGTTATCCAGTCCTCAGACTCTGCAGTCTCTGCACCTCTTCACCCATATTACCTCATTTAGccttaaatattttcaaatcCATTTGTTCAGCCAGATGTTATTCCACACCTGAGAAGCAGATGGGActtcgaacccaggtctcctggttcaTTATCGCTGGAGCACGAGAGACCCTTCACTTGTCTTATTACTTGCACATTAAAATCTCCCTTGTTGATTTAAGCTTTGATCTAATGCCATCCTTTGTCTACCTTGTTatataattcttaaagccttTAAGATGTTTAATTACATTAAATGCATCAGGTAAATGTAAGTTGTTAACTTTTTCAGCCCCGGAGCAATTAATTAGCAGTTATCAACAAAGTGTTAGACAGTTtttgtaggttagattacttgcagtgtggaaacaggccttcggcccaacaagtccacacaaccctccgaagagcaatccacccagatcccttcccctgcatttaccccttcacctaacacctacacgcaatttagcatggccaattcacctaaccagcacaactccacacagacagttgccgaggcaggaattgaaccactgtgccaccgtgccgcccacagataattaaatttcacacagacagtcacccaaggtccctggcgttgtaaagcagcagtgctaactactcagCCACCGTGTTGATGGAGCCTTTTAAGTTGCCTAAAGTTCTTCTGTCTGAATCCATTGTCCACAGTGGGTTTAAAAAGTGAATGAAcaatggatgctgtaaatcagaaacaaaaacataagctgctggaaaagctcagtgggtctggcagtttctgtgaagagaaaactaagttaatgtttctggttcgGTGACACTTGCTCAGAAGGATCTGGCATATTTGGTGCAAACCAGATTGCATCACAGTTCCAGAAAAAATGGTCATACCTAACTTCCTTTGCATAACTCCTTCATAAAACTAATCAATGTGCCTTTGTGATAAAATCCAATTTCCACGTATGTGGAGAATTAAGCTTGAATAGCTTCACAGTGTTCAGTGTTTTGTCTCAAAATTGACGAGTTACCAATTTCGACAGAAACTGAAGCATTGGCCTGCAGCACTATATCAGtgtgagggggcaagagagatagTGAAATGCAATGTTTTGTTCAAAAAAACAGTACTTGACAATTTATTAAAGGTTACTTGAGATCTTTTAAAAATAGTAGCATTTTCAGTTATGCAGTCTCAAAAATACTATTTGTCTTGTTTGTCTGCAGTATCCGCACCAAAGATAACCGAAGTTATAGCCGAACCTGCTCACCCAGAGGTGGGAAAACCTGTAACCCTTTCCTGTAAAGCTTACGACTTCTTTCCAGAAGGCCATCAAATATCCTGGTTCAAAGGGTTTGAGAAAATTAAAGATGGAGTTAAAATGGATGCCACTGTATTCGATAATTCAACTCGTTTGTACTCTCGTGTATCTAAAATGACATTCAAACCAAGTGTCATGGACCAAGGAAAAGATATCAAAATGGAAATCCTTCACGCTGAGACTTCAAACAGCCCTGTCTCATCCAATTATCGTTTGAAACTATTTGGTAAGTCTCGTTCCAACAAATCGTACGGCTTCAAAGAAATTATGGAATGTTGAACAATTATTTGGAATGGACAGATGCTTCAAATTCATTAATTTGacaccttttttttgtaaaaacgtCTGTTTAATCAAGGAAGTCAGATGCAATGatccatttcatagaatccctacagtttgttagcaggccattcggcccattgaatccatacCCACCCTTCCACCTAGATCCTTCCCTATCccagtaaccttgcatttccaggGCTAATTCCcatagtctgcacatccctggacactaaaggggcaatttagcataagcAATCCACCTaagcagcacatctttggactgtgggaggaacaggTATCGAATTGGAGTTTAATTAGCAGGGATCTCTGAGTGCAAAAGAAattaacaatactcaagaaaaaGCCGTTTGAACTGACAATAATTAGCCTTTATTGAAAATACTGCTGTAGTTAGGCTGAAACTTGAGGGGAGGATGAGATCCAAGTAGTTCTCTACTTCTCTTCCAAGTTTCATGCCTTTACAAAGAAAGAACtacattaattattttaaaatatgctgAGGAATTACAGATTATCATGAAATGTACGTCAACCATCGCACTGAACCTTAGCCCGAAAAGCATTAATCATTTGCAGctgaaaaatttgttgctggaaaagcgcagcaggtcaggcagcatccaaggagcaggagaatgatgtttcgggcataaacccttcttcccgaaacgtcgattc is drawn from Hemiscyllium ocellatum isolate sHemOce1 chromosome 18, sHemOce1.pat.X.cur, whole genome shotgun sequence and contains these coding sequences:
- the LOC132824217 gene encoding uncharacterized protein LOC132824217; its protein translation is MVVQMSAEKSFQLRVKASAQGLLLYALLSLWSHCAAGALDVTIFPNQTRVIMKKDFILKCKFTGYHNLSRTNVGVQWLGPLQKEIYTFDAGKHVPKRQGVKLSEADLLKGDASLFLPNVQIDDEGKYTCIVFVTPEKGEKSSHLLVLAQPEVHLSTDHITVLTGTERSVSCNVKGFYPKQFALTWEKITNKGKETLEDQFCTGAATPMDDGTFSVSSRVKIEPTLKDDGAMYQCTVTHQSGSDISKHTRLTVKEPEKHSSALAVAASIFGTLLLCAMFLAFGWLYWRRRGVPPEITEFSKPSVFQHFEKGFINYQVNGFRPSEIQVVLMLKRTGNENGTKIFERCCTQKTAENYRQLAFEIIRSEESLLRSDCWPDESFLPLEPTLSENSDRTFKLQGSVEVCPDVKRDNGAELILLVYHDTLAQPASKAITLEVKQVPPKMSNIVVPLQVHHNEPAALICSVIGFKPKPLQIIWQRIGRDDKLEELLRLDQERTIFARDNGNNCKYHHQISEVKYKDRSYGITSALVILPDVLQDQGTKYICQVRHVDTDEQKDTILKITAPPKSNGIICDAEKPVAGECMTLHCKIHSFYPQNITITWLKEGEKMWEEFNQSGPKPGNDGLYNLTTSVKTTLRGADVGKKYTCQIQHESLVQPLEVDWVLDQLISAPKITEVIAEPAHPEVGKPVTLSCKAYDFFPEGHQISWFKGFEKIKDGVKMDATVFDNSTRLYSRVSKMTFKPSVMDQGKDIKMEILHAETSNSPVSSNYRLKLFGIKSTTSAQLNGSIDAGVKSTTFAQGNGSIDAGIKSTTSAQGNGSIAADKPEISPITCQTPAPKVGQPVTISCTVTGCALGDCCITWYKGIYPFKETNCIENKPFENGVGFTTSLTYTPKQEDDNCQFCVEINIEMDTISRFFTMKLG